The segment GAAGCACAAACGGTCGCCAATGCGTATGCCGCGATGGAGCACGATCTGAAAATCATTCCGGTCATCAACAAAATTGACTTGACTCACGCCCGGCCAGATGAAGTTGCCGAAGAGATGATGAATTCACTCGGCACCGACCCGGATGAATGCGTCCGGGTCAGTGCGAAGACAGGCGAAGGGGTTCCCGATCTACTCGACGCGATCATCGAACACATACCCGCGCCAACGGGTGACGCCCAAGCGACGTTGCAAGCGATGGTGTTCGATTCGAATTATGACGATTTCCGAGGTGCGATCACCTATGTGCGGATCATGAACGGAACCGTCCGCAAAGGTCAAAAAATCCGTTTTTTGAGAGCGGGTTCTGTCCATGAAGTGGTCGAACTAGGGCGATTCTCTCCACAACGCGTTGCTTGCAACGAACTAAAGGCGGGACAAGTCGGCTATTTGATTTGTAACATCAAAAGTCTCAGTGACGTTCACATTGGCGACACGATTAGTATCCCAGGTGATAAACCGGCACCAGCGTTGCCTGGCTACTCACTGCCCAAACGAATGGTTTACTGTGGTTTGTTCCCAAGCGATGGCCAAGATTTTTCGGAATTGCGTGATGCACTCGAGCGATTGTCGATCAATGACCCAAGCTTCGAATTCGAACCGGAAACCAGCGACGCATTGGGCTTCGGTTTCCGCTGTGGTTTCCTAGGGCTTTTGCACATGGAGATCATCCAACAGCGATTGGAGAATGAATCCGACATTGACTTGGTTCAAACCGCCCCGAATGTGACCTACGAGATTGTGACGAAACGCAATCAGCTTCTAACGATTCACAAGCCGCAAGACGTCCCCGATCCAGGTGATATCGAAGAGTTCCGCCAACCGATCGTCAGGTGTAGCATCGTTGTTCCTGACGAATACATCGGATCGGTGATCCAATTGTGCCAAGAACGTCGAGGGATTCTCAAAACGCAAGAGTACATTGGCGCTGGGCGAGCGATGTTGGTTTATAACATTCCATTAGCGGAAGTCGTTTACGATTTGCATGATAAAATAAAGAGCTGCACGCGAGGCTACGGGACGCTCGATTACGAGATGGTGGGCTACGAGCCAGCGGACTTGTGCCGATTGGACATTATGGTCAATGGGAATCGAGTCGATGCATTGAGTATCGTTTGCAACAAAGCGGATGCCGATCGCCGCGGCCGAGCGGTCGCAAAGAAATTAAAAGCGGAAATTGATCGGCACATGTTTGAAGTTGCCGTTCAGGCCGCGATCGGCAGTCGGGTGATCGCCCGAGAAACGGTTCCCGCAATGCGAAAAAACGTGACGGCGAAGTGTTACGGAGGCGATATCACTCGCAAACGCAAGTTACTACAAAAGCAGAAGGAAGGAAAAAAACGCATGAAGGCGATTGGCAACGTCGAGATCAGCCAAAAAGCATTCATGGCCGTGCTAAGCGATGGTGAAGGCTAAGGCTGTTCCGCGATTTTCGAGAAACA is part of the Novipirellula aureliae genome and harbors:
- the lepA gene encoding translation elongation factor 4; protein product: MSANNTASNIRNFAIIAHIDHGKSTLADRLLEFTETVTLRQMKEQLLDDLELERSRGITIKAHAVSMRFNRKGKDYELNLIDTPGHVDFHYEVSRSLACCEGVLLLVDAFQGVEAQTVANAYAAMEHDLKIIPVINKIDLTHARPDEVAEEMMNSLGTDPDECVRVSAKTGEGVPDLLDAIIEHIPAPTGDAQATLQAMVFDSNYDDFRGAITYVRIMNGTVRKGQKIRFLRAGSVHEVVELGRFSPQRVACNELKAGQVGYLICNIKSLSDVHIGDTISIPGDKPAPALPGYSLPKRMVYCGLFPSDGQDFSELRDALERLSINDPSFEFEPETSDALGFGFRCGFLGLLHMEIIQQRLENESDIDLVQTAPNVTYEIVTKRNQLLTIHKPQDVPDPGDIEEFRQPIVRCSIVVPDEYIGSVIQLCQERRGILKTQEYIGAGRAMLVYNIPLAEVVYDLHDKIKSCTRGYGTLDYEMVGYEPADLCRLDIMVNGNRVDALSIVCNKADADRRGRAVAKKLKAEIDRHMFEVAVQAAIGSRVIARETVPAMRKNVTAKCYGGDITRKRKLLQKQKEGKKRMKAIGNVEISQKAFMAVLSDGEG